The Nocardioides panzhihuensis genome has a segment encoding these proteins:
- a CDS encoding TetR/AcrR family transcriptional regulator has protein sequence MRQRIIESAARIIGDRGYAEASIARIVEEVGISQGTFYRYFETRQDLFDVVLPTYAERMLEFIQKHVEVDAVGLEREMQRMQAFLDFVADHPWFARVVDEANVQAPAANAAYFDRVVAGYVRTLKRAVERGEIQGYEPDELEGIAIALLAARSYYAKVYLSSMGRAGESSRATVLKGYRAFIERALFLPPR, from the coding sequence ATGCGCCAGCGCATCATCGAGAGCGCTGCTCGGATCATCGGTGATCGCGGCTACGCAGAAGCTTCGATAGCGCGGATTGTTGAAGAGGTCGGCATCTCCCAAGGCACGTTCTACCGTTACTTCGAGACTCGCCAAGACCTGTTCGACGTCGTCCTGCCGACGTACGCCGAACGGATGTTGGAGTTTATCCAGAAGCACGTCGAGGTCGACGCTGTCGGGCTCGAGCGTGAGATGCAGCGGATGCAGGCGTTCCTTGACTTTGTCGCAGATCACCCTTGGTTCGCTCGCGTCGTCGATGAAGCGAATGTTCAGGCGCCAGCTGCGAATGCGGCCTACTTCGACCGAGTTGTCGCCGGGTACGTAAGAACCCTCAAGCGAGCGGTTGAACGAGGCGAGATCCAGGGCTATGAGCCTGACGAGCTCGAAGGCATCGCCATAGCGCTCCTTGCCGCCCGCAGCTACTACGCGAAGGTGTATCTCTCGAGCATGGGCCGAGCTGGTGAATCATCTCGAGCGACGGTGCTCAAGGGCTACCGAGCGTTCATCGAGCGGGCGCTCTTCTTGCCGCCACGCTGA
- a CDS encoding phosphotransferase — MNALEAGAKGSAADRQRINSGVTGVREQHRFDEARLAHWLRSTVAGFEGPLRVAQFRGGQSNPTYRLTTPGADYVLRRKPPGQLVPGAHAVDREARVMSALHTVGIPVPKVIAECGDGSVIGTPFYLMELVSGRIFWDSRMPGVPAGDRTKMFDDMNRVVAALHAVDPDAVGLGDFGRRDGYVRRQLERWSRQYDSARGDGDRDSDVDWLRDWIRERVPVDAGVSVTHGDIKCDNLIFHPTEPRVIAILDWELATLGDPLADFAYNALMYHLPRTIAGGLGDLSAEELIDLGIPSETEYETSYRERAGRVDTTGLDVYLVFNTFRLYAIMHGIRARVQQGTAASAHAGDMIAAMPRLVEIGRRLAERCPA, encoded by the coding sequence ATGAACGCTCTTGAAGCCGGTGCAAAAGGATCTGCCGCAGATCGTCAGAGGATCAACTCCGGAGTCACGGGTGTACGTGAGCAGCATCGGTTCGACGAAGCGCGGCTGGCTCATTGGCTTCGTTCGACGGTGGCGGGGTTCGAGGGCCCCTTGCGGGTGGCTCAGTTCCGCGGTGGTCAGTCGAACCCCACATATCGGCTGACCACTCCCGGCGCTGACTACGTCCTTCGCCGTAAGCCTCCCGGCCAGTTGGTGCCTGGTGCCCACGCTGTCGATCGGGAAGCCCGCGTCATGTCGGCGTTGCACACCGTGGGGATCCCCGTCCCGAAGGTGATCGCCGAGTGCGGCGACGGCTCTGTCATCGGCACTCCGTTTTACCTGATGGAGCTTGTGAGCGGACGGATTTTCTGGGACAGCAGAATGCCCGGCGTACCCGCTGGCGACCGCACGAAGATGTTTGATGACATGAATCGAGTCGTGGCCGCGTTGCATGCGGTGGATCCCGATGCAGTCGGGCTGGGTGACTTCGGACGCAGAGATGGCTACGTGCGACGTCAGCTGGAGCGATGGTCACGGCAGTACGACTCGGCCCGGGGCGACGGAGATCGCGACTCGGATGTCGACTGGCTGCGGGACTGGATCCGAGAGAGGGTGCCAGTTGACGCGGGCGTCTCGGTGACGCATGGCGACATCAAGTGTGACAACCTCATCTTCCATCCCACCGAACCCCGTGTGATCGCCATCCTCGACTGGGAGCTCGCCACCTTGGGTGACCCGCTCGCCGACTTCGCGTACAACGCCCTGATGTACCACCTTCCGCGTACCATCGCGGGCGGCTTGGGAGACCTTTCGGCCGAGGAGCTCATCGATCTCGGGATCCCCTCTGAGACCGAGTACGAGACCAGCTACCGCGAGCGGGCCGGACGCGTCGACACGACGGGTCTCGACGTCTACCTCGTCTTCAACACCTTTCGGCTCTACGCGATCATGCACGGCATTCGAGCGAGAGTGCAGCAAGGCACCGCGGCATCAGCCCACGCGGGCGACATGATCGCTGCCATGCCCCGCCTGGTCGAGATCGGACGGCGTCTAGCAGAGCGATGCCCCGCGTGA
- a CDS encoding SMP-30/gluconolactonase/LRE family protein encodes MTTYRAERVSTGHGLLEGPVWTQEGLLVADATAGGVSLIRGSGVMETVIEHRRGIGGMAIHSDGGLVISGRNVAVKGLVGSDDTATHVLKENDPTNGIVGYNDLTVDAHGRLYVGSLAFVASESRDVDKPGQLFCIDLDGSARVVADDVLLTNGLGFSPDGSLLYHADTLRSTVFVYDVRDDGSLGPKRPFVQTSDDGHPDGLAVDVAGNVLVALPHTGLVGCFDASGYRTASIQIDVPMVTSLTFGGDDMRDLYIVSGSEGLDTDRGAGVFKARVETPGLAIPPCQVAV; translated from the coding sequence ATGACTACGTATCGTGCAGAGCGAGTCTCGACTGGGCATGGCCTCCTCGAGGGCCCCGTCTGGACTCAGGAGGGACTGCTGGTCGCTGATGCCACGGCCGGAGGTGTCAGTCTCATCAGGGGCTCCGGAGTGATGGAGACGGTAATCGAGCACCGTCGGGGCATCGGCGGTATGGCGATCCACAGCGACGGGGGACTGGTGATCAGCGGCCGGAATGTGGCGGTCAAAGGCTTGGTCGGAAGCGATGACACGGCGACCCACGTGCTGAAGGAGAACGATCCGACCAACGGGATCGTCGGCTACAACGACCTGACGGTCGACGCCCACGGCCGCCTCTATGTCGGCTCGCTCGCCTTTGTCGCTTCCGAGTCACGCGATGTCGACAAGCCGGGCCAGCTCTTCTGTATCGACCTCGATGGTTCGGCGAGAGTGGTGGCCGATGACGTTCTCCTGACCAATGGGCTGGGGTTCTCGCCGGACGGCTCACTTCTTTACCACGCAGACACGCTGCGATCGACAGTTTTCGTCTATGACGTCAGAGACGATGGCAGTCTCGGCCCCAAGCGGCCGTTTGTGCAGACGAGCGACGACGGCCATCCCGATGGCCTGGCCGTGGACGTCGCCGGCAACGTCTTGGTGGCGCTTCCCCACACCGGTCTGGTCGGTTGTTTCGACGCGTCGGGCTATCGCACGGCTTCGATTCAGATCGACGTTCCGATGGTCACGAGCCTCACCTTTGGTGGTGACGACATGCGCGACCTGTATATCGTCTCAGGCTCCGAGGGTCTCGACACCGACCGCGGAGCGGGAGTGTTCAAGGCGCGCGTCGAGACGCCCGGGCTGGCGATTCCCCCGTGTCAGGTCGCGGTGTGA
- a CDS encoding acyl-CoA dehydrogenase family protein, giving the protein MTTPETSPDRSVDSDVDLRQTARSRELQRHLNEFMDEHVYPAERTVHQEIERLGPWSVYPTIIELRSKAKKAGLWNLFLPAGPETDGLTNMEYAPLAEVMGRVLFGAEVFNCSAPDSGNMEVLHQYGTPEQKARWLSPLLEGTTRSAFAMTEPDVPSSDATAISCSIVRDGDEYVINGRKWFTSGATHPHCDVIILMGRTDPDADRHRQQSMVLVPRDAAGVHVARTLPVLGSYLDRACEVWFDDVRVPVANMLLGEGRGFEIAQGRLGPGRMHHCMRLIGLSERVLERMCRRVEGRTTFGRAVSTQSVTLERIAEARIRIEQARLLTMKASWMMDTVGNSAARQEIAMIKVAAPAVAQQVVDWAIQAFGGAGTTNDFLLSPMYANARAMRLLDGPDEVHRNQIGRIELDRQRAKVGTHASADVLDRDEAIAMSESGLWPRPADWPAEPQDLVAAEKGR; this is encoded by the coding sequence TTGACTACCCCCGAGACGTCGCCAGATCGTTCGGTTGATTCAGACGTCGATCTACGGCAGACCGCTCGCAGTCGAGAGCTCCAGCGGCACCTGAACGAGTTCATGGACGAGCACGTCTATCCTGCTGAGCGCACAGTGCACCAAGAGATCGAGCGGTTGGGGCCCTGGTCGGTATACCCGACGATCATCGAGCTGCGCAGCAAGGCCAAGAAGGCTGGACTGTGGAACCTTTTCCTGCCGGCGGGCCCTGAGACCGACGGGTTGACGAACATGGAGTACGCCCCGCTGGCGGAGGTGATGGGGCGGGTGCTGTTCGGGGCCGAGGTGTTCAACTGCTCGGCTCCGGACTCCGGCAACATGGAGGTGCTGCACCAGTACGGGACACCCGAGCAGAAGGCGCGGTGGCTGTCGCCGCTGTTGGAGGGAACGACCCGCTCAGCCTTCGCCATGACCGAGCCCGATGTGCCCTCCTCGGACGCGACCGCGATCTCTTGCTCCATCGTTCGCGACGGTGATGAGTACGTGATCAATGGGCGCAAGTGGTTCACAAGCGGCGCAACCCATCCGCATTGCGACGTCATCATCTTGATGGGGAGAACGGATCCCGATGCCGATCGCCACCGGCAGCAGAGCATGGTGCTCGTACCGCGCGATGCGGCGGGCGTTCACGTCGCTCGGACTCTGCCGGTGCTGGGCTCGTATCTCGATCGGGCGTGTGAGGTCTGGTTCGATGACGTCCGCGTTCCAGTCGCGAACATGTTGCTGGGCGAAGGGCGCGGGTTCGAGATCGCACAGGGCCGCCTTGGGCCGGGCCGCATGCACCACTGCATGCGGTTGATCGGCCTCAGTGAACGAGTCCTCGAACGCATGTGCCGCCGAGTTGAGGGAAGAACGACATTCGGGCGCGCCGTCTCGACGCAGTCCGTGACCCTGGAGAGGATCGCCGAGGCCAGGATTCGTATCGAGCAGGCCCGGTTGTTGACCATGAAGGCGTCCTGGATGATGGACACCGTTGGCAACTCCGCCGCGAGGCAGGAGATCGCGATGATCAAGGTTGCGGCGCCTGCGGTGGCGCAACAGGTTGTCGACTGGGCGATTCAGGCATTCGGCGGAGCAGGTACGACCAACGACTTCCTCCTGAGTCCGATGTATGCCAACGCGCGGGCGATGAGACTGCTGGACGGTCCAGACGAAGTGCATCGGAATCAGATCGGACGTATCGAGCTCGACCGGCAACGCGCGAAGGTCGGCACACATGCGTCGGCCGATGTGCTCGATCGCGACGAGGCGATCGCGATGTCTGAGAGTGGGTTGTGGCCCCGACCTGCTGACTGGCCAGCTGAGCCCCAGGATCTGGTCGCGGCGGAGAAGGGGCGCTGA
- a CDS encoding MBL fold metallo-hydrolase, with protein sequence MEQINLGDVTITRVWEYYGPVEMTPDTFFPESPGEVWDDGASWLTPHFLDPETNIVNSAIQTWLLRSEGKTILVDTGVGNHKERPYAPVWSHLETDFLVNLARAGVAPEDVDIVVNTHLHVDHVGWNTYLDGRHWVPTFPNATYLMPKDDFDFWNPENGHKPMLGRGNQNVFEDSVAPVHEAGQTQLWENSHQISADLRLDAAPGHTPGSSVLTLASGSDRAVFVGDMLHSPVQILEPDTNSCFCEDPAGARATRRKVLGWAADNNALVIPAHLGGHGAVEVVRDGSKFATKGWAPFAPYAEQAEAHRKASL encoded by the coding sequence ATGGAACAGATCAACCTCGGCGACGTCACCATCACTCGGGTCTGGGAATACTACGGACCCGTCGAGATGACGCCGGACACCTTCTTCCCGGAGAGCCCCGGGGAAGTCTGGGACGACGGCGCCTCCTGGCTGACACCGCACTTTCTGGATCCCGAGACCAACATCGTGAACAGCGCGATCCAGACGTGGCTGCTGCGCAGCGAGGGCAAGACCATCCTCGTCGACACCGGGGTGGGCAATCACAAGGAGCGCCCGTACGCACCTGTCTGGAGTCATCTCGAGACCGACTTCCTGGTCAATCTCGCCCGGGCCGGCGTCGCGCCGGAGGACGTGGACATCGTGGTCAACACGCATCTCCACGTCGATCACGTCGGCTGGAACACGTACTTGGACGGGCGGCACTGGGTTCCCACCTTTCCCAACGCCACCTATCTGATGCCAAAGGACGACTTCGACTTCTGGAATCCCGAGAACGGTCACAAGCCGATGCTCGGCCGCGGTAACCAGAACGTCTTCGAGGACAGCGTGGCCCCGGTGCACGAGGCCGGCCAGACCCAGCTGTGGGAGAACAGCCACCAGATCAGCGCCGACCTGCGCCTGGACGCGGCCCCCGGACACACCCCCGGCTCCTCCGTGCTCACCCTCGCCTCCGGATCGGACCGCGCTGTGTTCGTGGGCGACATGCTGCACAGCCCGGTGCAGATCCTGGAACCGGACACCAACAGCTGCTTCTGCGAGGACCCCGCCGGCGCCCGCGCCACCCGCCGCAAGGTTCTGGGGTGGGCGGCCGACAACAACGCACTCGTGATCCCAGCGCACCTGGGCGGTCACGGCGCCGTCGAAGTGGTACGCGACGGAAGCAAGTTCGCCACCAAGGGCTGGGCCCCCTTCGCCCCCTACGCCGAACAGGCTGAGGCCCACCGAAAGGCATCACTGTGA
- a CDS encoding CaiB/BaiF CoA transferase family protein, translating into MVSPPLPLTGVRVLDFSSLVPGPLASLILADAGADVVKVERPGTGDDMRSLAPADFANLNRGKRSIVVDLKDPTATAVLEPMIAEADVLIEQFRPGVMERLGLGYERARSLNKRLVYCSITGYGQSGPLATKAGHDLNYLVDAGLLASARRADSDGAPHLPPTFIADIGGGTYPALVNILLALRAVESTGCGAHLDIAMTENLFLWHWWIRAQVDLSGSSGQPGTVHPAGGSPRYALYAAADGAVVAVAALEDRFWLRLCDILSVPAQLRLESADAGLVRAHLADLFSQHIGEHWRSLLHDVDTCVSVMTTPEEAFSHPHWAVRRTFEETASAAGRRFAAIPSPVHRTFRRTDERLAPDLGGSEPRFIRGDDGGENPAGDGGSR; encoded by the coding sequence ATGGTGTCGCCACCCCTACCCCTCACCGGTGTCCGAGTACTTGACTTCTCGAGCCTCGTGCCGGGGCCACTAGCGAGCCTGATCCTCGCCGACGCCGGCGCGGACGTGGTGAAGGTCGAGCGTCCAGGGACAGGGGATGACATGCGCTCTCTTGCTCCAGCCGATTTCGCGAATCTGAACCGTGGCAAGCGCAGCATCGTGGTCGACCTGAAGGACCCGACAGCAACGGCTGTACTCGAGCCGATGATCGCTGAGGCGGACGTGCTCATCGAGCAGTTCCGACCCGGCGTGATGGAGCGCTTGGGGCTCGGTTACGAGCGGGCCCGATCGTTGAACAAGCGCCTCGTGTACTGCTCGATCACCGGGTACGGCCAGAGCGGGCCATTGGCGACGAAAGCCGGGCATGATCTCAACTACCTCGTCGACGCAGGTCTGCTGGCATCGGCGCGACGTGCGGATTCGGACGGGGCCCCGCACCTGCCGCCGACGTTCATCGCGGACATCGGCGGGGGCACGTACCCAGCGCTCGTGAACATCCTTCTCGCGCTTCGTGCTGTGGAGTCGACCGGGTGTGGAGCACACCTGGATATCGCGATGACCGAGAACCTGTTTCTGTGGCACTGGTGGATCCGAGCTCAGGTAGACCTTTCCGGTAGCTCAGGCCAGCCGGGGACGGTGCATCCGGCAGGGGGTTCGCCACGCTACGCGCTCTACGCCGCGGCAGACGGAGCCGTGGTTGCCGTCGCTGCCCTCGAGGACCGCTTCTGGCTGCGGCTCTGCGACATCCTGTCTGTCCCGGCACAGCTCCGGCTGGAGAGTGCCGACGCAGGGCTGGTCCGGGCTCACCTCGCTGACCTCTTCTCGCAGCACATCGGTGAGCATTGGCGATCCCTGCTCCACGACGTCGATACGTGCGTGTCGGTCATGACGACTCCTGAAGAAGCGTTCTCCCACCCCCACTGGGCGGTCCGCAGGACTTTCGAGGAAACCGCGAGCGCTGCCGGCCGGAGGTTCGCGGCGATACCCAGTCCTGTCCACCGCACGTTCAGACGAACCGACGAGCGATTGGCACCTGATCTCGGAGGGTCCGAGCCACGATTCATCCGCGGAGACGATGGCGGGGAGAACCCGGCCGGGGACGGTGGCTCACGATGA
- a CDS encoding carboxylesterase/lipase family protein, whose amino-acid sequence MTTAQGAVRGRRQDRTTAFLNIPYAAPPLGAGRFAPPQPHESWDGLRDATEPGPNAPQSERKLGTVDMSPYFGAGWSRGEDYLTVNVWTPAPGDGDLPVMVFVHGGGFVAGSTRSALYDGSAFARDGVVLVTLNYRLGIAGFLDLPGAPANRGLLDVVAALRWVRENIAAFGGDPHNVTLFGQSAGATIVGGVLATAQATGLFNRAIVQSGSGLGAFTTEQAARVTAAAAEALGVEPHVDAFADISDERLVDAASRLAGIDLQTETEHDPLIGLSPFSLVLDTQPAESVAAGLSADVDLLIGTNTEEGNLYLVPVGNYSTSTAADVESAASRAHPDPARLVETYRKARPEASFGGLRSAIMGDALFGAGSWALAGAHAAHPESATFSYEFTWRSLALDGELGATHAVELPFVFDLAQLPQLRGANALLGPDKPPAELAARMHDAWIRFARTGDPGWNTYDTERRATMRIGTEWTQVGDPRSQEREAWI is encoded by the coding sequence GTGACCACCGCCCAGGGAGCCGTCCGCGGACGGCGCCAGGACCGCACCACCGCCTTCCTGAACATCCCCTACGCAGCCCCTCCTCTGGGTGCCGGTCGATTCGCGCCGCCGCAGCCGCACGAGTCCTGGGACGGTCTACGGGACGCCACCGAGCCCGGACCCAACGCACCGCAGTCCGAGCGCAAGCTCGGAACCGTGGACATGTCCCCCTACTTCGGCGCCGGTTGGAGCCGTGGCGAGGACTACCTCACCGTCAACGTCTGGACGCCCGCACCCGGGGACGGCGATCTGCCCGTCATGGTGTTCGTCCACGGCGGCGGATTCGTCGCCGGATCGACGCGGTCCGCGTTGTACGACGGCTCCGCCTTCGCCCGCGACGGGGTCGTCCTCGTCACCCTCAACTACCGGCTCGGCATCGCCGGGTTCCTCGACCTCCCCGGGGCGCCCGCCAACCGCGGCCTGCTCGACGTCGTCGCCGCACTGCGGTGGGTCCGAGAGAACATCGCCGCCTTCGGCGGCGACCCCCACAATGTCACCCTCTTCGGCCAGTCGGCCGGGGCAACGATCGTCGGCGGCGTCCTCGCAACCGCCCAGGCCACGGGCCTCTTCAACCGGGCGATCGTCCAGAGCGGCAGCGGCCTGGGCGCGTTCACGACCGAACAGGCCGCCCGCGTCACCGCGGCCGCGGCCGAGGCCCTGGGCGTCGAGCCACACGTCGATGCCTTCGCGGACATCTCCGACGAGCGTCTGGTCGATGCCGCCTCCCGGCTCGCAGGCATCGACCTGCAGACCGAGACAGAGCACGACCCGCTGATCGGTCTGAGCCCCTTCAGTCTGGTTCTCGACACGCAGCCCGCCGAATCCGTGGCCGCCGGCCTCAGCGCTGATGTCGACCTCCTCATCGGCACCAACACCGAGGAGGGGAACCTCTACCTGGTTCCCGTTGGCAATTACTCCACCTCGACCGCAGCAGACGTCGAGAGCGCTGCGAGCCGCGCGCACCCGGATCCGGCGCGGCTCGTCGAGACGTACCGGAAGGCACGCCCCGAGGCGTCCTTCGGCGGGTTGCGGTCCGCCATCATGGGTGACGCGCTGTTCGGCGCGGGCAGCTGGGCCCTCGCCGGCGCACACGCCGCCCACCCCGAGTCCGCCACCTTCAGCTACGAGTTCACCTGGCGGTCGCTGGCCCTGGACGGGGAGCTCGGCGCCACGCACGCGGTGGAGCTCCCCTTCGTCTTCGATCTCGCCCAGCTCCCCCAGCTGCGGGGCGCCAACGCTCTGCTCGGCCCCGACAAGCCCCCCGCGGAGCTCGCCGCGCGCATGCACGACGCCTGGATCCGCTTCGCCAGGACCGGCGACCCCGGCTGGAACACGTACGACACCGAGCGCCGGGCGACGATGCGCATCGGCACCGAATGGACCCAGGTCGGCGACCCACGCAGCCAGGAACGAGAGGCATGGATCTGA
- a CDS encoding enoyl-CoA hydratase/isomerase family protein: MSSEPTAGRIRLSFEGNIAVLTIDRQSARNALSLDMWRSIPELIARVESHPDVVAVVIRGAGDTAFAAGADISDLRASLCDPRAGREHLDAIGSAERSIANCRRVTIARISGYCIGGGLEIAMACDLRFASTSSTLATPPTSLGVAYSLNSTRRLIELVGVSAARDLLFTARRIDGPTALRLGLVDSAVPAAELDQAIEDYCGRLAHQSQYAIRLTKLVIAQALDRPVETAALEQLRVDSFSGADLQEGVEAFEDRRPPTFTSRWLE; the protein is encoded by the coding sequence ATGAGCTCCGAGCCGACCGCGGGGCGAATCCGCCTGTCGTTCGAGGGCAACATTGCTGTCTTGACCATTGACCGACAGAGCGCCCGAAATGCGCTGTCGCTCGATATGTGGCGGTCGATCCCGGAGCTGATTGCTCGGGTCGAGTCACACCCTGACGTTGTTGCGGTCGTCATTCGCGGTGCTGGAGATACTGCGTTCGCTGCCGGCGCGGACATCTCCGATCTGCGTGCCAGTCTTTGCGATCCGCGTGCCGGCCGTGAGCACCTGGATGCGATCGGCTCCGCAGAGCGAAGCATCGCAAACTGTCGGCGCGTGACCATTGCGCGCATCAGCGGCTACTGCATCGGCGGTGGGCTGGAGATCGCGATGGCTTGCGATCTCCGCTTCGCCTCCACGTCGTCGACCCTGGCGACGCCGCCCACGAGCCTGGGCGTCGCCTACAGCCTCAACTCGACCCGCCGTCTGATCGAGCTCGTCGGGGTCAGCGCGGCCCGAGACCTGTTGTTCACGGCCCGCCGGATCGACGGTCCCACCGCACTTCGGCTCGGCCTCGTCGACTCGGCGGTGCCGGCAGCCGAGCTCGACCAAGCGATCGAGGACTACTGTGGACGGCTGGCGCACCAGTCGCAGTACGCGATCCGGTTGACGAAGCTGGTCATCGCCCAGGCACTCGATCGCCCCGTCGAGACGGCCGCACTCGAGCAGCTGCGCGTCGATTCCTTCTCGGGCGCCGACCTCCAGGAAGGCGTCGAAGCGTTCGAGGACAGGCGTCCGCCGACATTCACGAGTCGATGGCTCGAGTGA
- a CDS encoding zinc-binding dehydrogenase, with amino-acid sequence MRALMSVVPGGPETLEWVDIGPPTVGKGEIRVSVRAAGLNATDLLMMRDRYQDKVARPYSPGGEIAGVVEELGAGVHDLAVGDRVVAILGSGGLREEVLLRSSDAILIPDGVSYEEASVLPIAYASALHALEDRARLAHGERVLVLGASAGIGLASVQIATRMGAEVVAACSTAEKVEIAMAEGAVRGLVYGEGAQSADRHELRRLFADVVGADGADVVVDPVSGSLADPAARAMRTGGRFVLVGFAGGVGSVPSNVVLVKRAEIVGSALGEHLKDHPEHLRTLLGQLFEWCVEGTLRPSVTSVIPLCEAVSGLDLLDRRAITGKVVVRLGE; translated from the coding sequence GTGCGTGCCTTGATGTCGGTCGTACCGGGTGGCCCAGAGACGTTGGAGTGGGTCGACATCGGACCCCCCACGGTTGGTAAGGGCGAGATACGTGTCTCGGTTCGCGCGGCGGGGCTGAACGCGACAGACCTTCTCATGATGCGCGACCGCTATCAAGACAAGGTCGCTCGCCCGTACTCGCCAGGAGGCGAGATCGCCGGCGTCGTCGAGGAGTTGGGCGCCGGCGTCCATGATCTCGCCGTCGGTGACCGAGTCGTCGCGATACTCGGCTCTGGCGGACTGCGCGAGGAGGTGTTGCTGCGGTCGTCGGACGCGATCCTCATACCCGACGGAGTCTCTTACGAGGAAGCGTCCGTCCTGCCGATCGCGTATGCGAGTGCCCTTCACGCGCTCGAGGACCGAGCCCGTCTGGCTCACGGTGAGCGCGTTCTCGTACTAGGGGCGAGCGCTGGAATCGGCCTGGCGAGCGTGCAGATCGCGACACGAATGGGAGCGGAGGTCGTGGCCGCCTGCTCCACCGCCGAAAAGGTCGAGATTGCGATGGCGGAAGGTGCCGTGCGGGGTCTTGTCTACGGTGAGGGAGCCCAGTCTGCCGATCGACACGAGCTTCGCCGCTTGTTCGCAGACGTGGTGGGCGCCGATGGCGCAGATGTCGTCGTCGATCCCGTGAGCGGCAGCCTCGCTGATCCAGCTGCTCGAGCGATGCGGACGGGCGGCCGGTTCGTCCTGGTTGGTTTTGCAGGGGGAGTGGGGTCCGTGCCGAGCAACGTCGTCTTGGTCAAGCGCGCCGAGATCGTGGGTTCTGCCCTCGGCGAGCACCTGAAGGACCATCCGGAGCACCTGAGAACGCTCCTTGGTCAGCTCTTCGAGTGGTGTGTGGAGGGAACGTTGAGGCCAAGCGTCACCTCCGTGATACCACTGTGCGAGGCCGTCAGCGGACTTGACCTGCTTGATCGTCGTGCGATTACTGGCAAGGTTGTCGTGCGGCTCGGTGAGTGA